From Candidatus Hadarchaeales archaeon, one genomic window encodes:
- a CDS encoding CoA-transferase: MEPDKLMTAKEAVKKFVRDGCSLTLANFATSEPFALVHEVIRQKKRNLYLIKSSGFMASDQLLAAGCVKRILTSWHLRMSPTSYYSPIDKMLKEKKVEVEDYTNWTVAARLLAGAWGLPFFPVKANSLLQSDISRIRSFEGENKMKVVENPFNPKEKVVLVPPLNPDVALIHAQRADKNGNVQLWGPLGDTVYAALASKVIIASVEEIVDEENIRRSPFLTVLPEFRVNALVHEEWGAHPMECLGYYDMDEPFLLIWYALLTRKMMESFMDEWIFGVENRKEYIEHYIERFGIEKLNSLRAKKYLSDTVNLGSTFEGDMERWGIDWSFFEQPISEMVEWEV; this comes from the coding sequence ATGGAACCAGATAAGCTCATGACGGCCAAAGAGGCCGTCAAGAAGTTCGTGAGGGATGGATGTAGCCTTACCCTAGCGAACTTCGCCACTTCCGAGCCCTTTGCCCTTGTCCATGAGGTGATAAGGCAGAAGAAAAGGAACCTATACCTCATCAAATCTTCCGGTTTCATGGCTTCCGACCAGCTCTTGGCGGCCGGTTGCGTGAAGAGGATTTTAACCTCCTGGCATCTGCGCATGTCTCCAACTTCTTACTATTCCCCCATCGACAAGATGCTGAAGGAGAAGAAAGTGGAGGTGGAAGATTATACCAACTGGACGGTTGCTGCTAGGCTTTTGGCAGGGGCTTGGGGTCTACCCTTTTTCCCCGTGAAGGCAAATTCCCTCCTCCAAAGTGACATCTCCAGGATTAGGAGTTTCGAGGGGGAAAACAAGATGAAGGTGGTCGAGAACCCCTTCAACCCAAAGGAAAAGGTGGTCCTGGTCCCACCCCTCAACCCGGATGTGGCTTTGATCCATGCCCAGCGTGCTGATAAGAACGGAAACGTGCAACTTTGGGGGCCTTTGGGTGACACGGTATATGCGGCCCTGGCGAGCAAGGTGATCATCGCCAGCGTGGAGGAGATAGTGGATGAGGAGAACATAAGGAGGTCTCCCTTCCTTACCGTTCTTCCGGAGTTCAGGGTTAATGCCCTAGTCCATGAAGAGTGGGGGGCCCATCCCATGGAGTGCCTTGGATACTACGACATGGATGAGCCCTTCCTCCTCATCTGGTATGCCCTCCTCACCAGGAAGATGATGGAGAGCTTCATGGATGAGTGGATTTTCGGGGTGGAGAATCGAAAGGAGTACATAGAGCATTACATCGAAAGGTTCGGAATAGAAAAACTCAACAGTCTGAGGGCAAAGAAATATCTCTCAGACACCGTGAACCTTGGTTCTACTTTCGAAGGGGATATGGAGAGGTGGGGTATAGACTGGAGCTTCTTTGAACAGCCCATTTCGGAAATGGTGGAGTGGGAGGTATAG
- a CDS encoding heterodisulfide reductase-related iron-sulfur binding cluster, translating into MPPKTETIKKWHKLSYLCAHCRACAVGDYHKLGRVVNNCPSGTYFGHEAFYSYGKMELVRGLNEDIITVPTQAFLNVVYGCTLCGSCSVNCKEHSGLGYKAEDTVKIMEDLRAYLAEIGWGPLPAHVKYGESVRVNHNPYHEPSQNRAVWANGSKYPRKAETIYFVGCTASYRQQMIARSTVEIFKKLGIEFGLLGEDEWCCGSPLLRTGQRKLAEEVAKHNMDVLKDAGAKRVITSCGGCYKTLKLDYPKMFGLQPDFEILTTAEFLDLLLREGKLRFSNPINLHVTYHDPCHSGRHVSIYLSELEKEKVFEPPRNVLKSLPGIKFTEMLRNRELSWCCGAGGGVKSAYPEWAIWTATERLKEAQETGAQAIVSTCPFCRRNLSDAVEASNIPLQVYDLTELVAKAL; encoded by the coding sequence GTGCCTCCGAAAACTGAGACGATAAAGAAGTGGCACAAGTTAAGTTACCTCTGTGCTCACTGTAGGGCATGCGCTGTGGGGGATTACCACAAACTGGGAAGAGTGGTGAACAACTGTCCCAGCGGAACCTACTTCGGTCACGAAGCTTTCTACTCCTATGGAAAGATGGAGCTCGTGAGGGGACTGAACGAGGACATCATCACTGTACCCACTCAAGCTTTCTTGAACGTCGTTTACGGGTGTACTCTGTGTGGTTCTTGCTCGGTCAATTGTAAAGAGCACTCAGGGCTAGGATACAAAGCCGAAGACACCGTGAAGATCATGGAGGATCTCAGGGCCTACTTGGCGGAGATAGGATGGGGTCCCCTCCCGGCTCATGTTAAATACGGGGAAAGCGTGAGGGTCAACCACAATCCTTATCATGAACCCTCCCAAAATCGGGCAGTCTGGGCCAACGGGAGTAAATATCCCAGAAAGGCCGAGACCATCTACTTTGTAGGATGTACCGCCTCGTACCGTCAGCAAATGATTGCCCGATCCACGGTAGAGATTTTCAAGAAACTGGGAATAGAATTCGGTCTCTTGGGAGAGGATGAATGGTGCTGTGGCTCTCCCCTGCTGCGCACAGGACAGAGGAAGTTGGCTGAAGAGGTGGCTAAGCACAACATGGATGTCCTGAAGGATGCAGGGGCGAAAAGGGTCATCACCTCCTGCGGAGGATGTTACAAGACCTTGAAGCTCGATTATCCCAAGATGTTCGGATTACAACCGGATTTTGAAATCCTGACCACGGCAGAATTCTTGGATCTACTCCTGAGAGAAGGGAAGCTTCGTTTCTCCAACCCCATCAACCTCCATGTAACTTACCACGATCCCTGCCACTCCGGTAGGCACGTATCCATCTACCTATCGGAGCTAGAAAAGGAGAAAGTTTTTGAACCCCCGAGAAACGTTCTGAAGTCTTTACCTGGCATAAAATTCACTGAAATGCTCAGAAACCGTGAACTTTCATGGTGTTGCGGGGCGGGGGGAGGCGTTAAGTCAGCATACCCGGAGTGGGCCATCTGGACTGCTACGGAAAGATTGAAGGAGGCCCAAGAAACAGGTGCCCAAGCCATTGTCTCCACTTGTCCCTTCTGTAGAAGAAATCTGAGCGATGCGGTAGAGGCTTCCAACATACCTTTACAAGTCTACGACCTCACAGAATTAGTAGCCAAGGCCCTGTAA
- the atwA gene encoding methyl coenzyme M reductase system, component A2, giving the protein MPEDFLIVKDLTKEFTPGLPIVRNISFTLGEAKTFGLLGKSGQGKSVIMQAIRGVPEYEPTSGEIIFRVAYCPNCHWVEYPSQAGEPCPKCSTRMEFREVNYWEELNKQSRIGKSIHDRIAIMPQRGFSLYSEFPAVENIRRVLLSIGYPEAEVDLRAVELLSSVRLQHRLLHLGRDLSGGEKQRVIFAMCLARNPLLFLADEPTGTLDPITSVVVSNVIKEAVEKSKVSLLLTSHWPEAVKMLTEEAILLENGEAVMKGKSEDIYRAFMEKVEKLEVQRFKGVKPIVKCEGVRKWYYTFDRGLVKAVDGVDLEIYEGEVFGIVGLSGSGKTTLAHMIIGLKPVTQGKIVVRIGEEWIDMGIPGPDERGRATVHMDILHQEYTLHAGRIILENLIGVVTEPLPEEVKTQRAYEVLRAVNFTDPEIDYLLYKLPDQLSEGERHRVCIARSLMKKPKLVLLDEPTGTADPITRVEIAKSIRSARDALGQTYLIISHDIDFMKLACDRAMYMRHGKVQAIGDPDEIIDLMVRTERAALEEG; this is encoded by the coding sequence ATGCCTGAGGATTTCCTAATAGTAAAGGATCTTACCAAGGAATTCACTCCCGGTCTTCCCATTGTTAGGAACATCTCCTTCACCCTTGGAGAGGCCAAGACCTTCGGACTTCTGGGTAAAAGCGGACAGGGAAAGTCCGTGATCATGCAGGCCATCCGTGGGGTCCCAGAGTATGAGCCCACAAGTGGTGAAATCATTTTCAGGGTAGCATATTGTCCAAATTGTCATTGGGTAGAATATCCCTCCCAAGCTGGGGAGCCCTGCCCCAAATGTTCTACCAGAATGGAATTCAGAGAAGTAAACTACTGGGAAGAGCTTAATAAGCAAAGCAGGATTGGAAAATCCATCCACGACAGAATAGCCATCATGCCCCAGAGAGGGTTCTCCCTCTATAGTGAGTTCCCAGCAGTGGAAAACATCAGAAGGGTCTTACTGAGCATAGGATATCCCGAGGCAGAGGTTGACCTAAGGGCGGTAGAGCTCCTCTCGAGCGTGAGGCTCCAGCACAGGCTTCTCCACTTGGGTAGGGACCTTTCAGGTGGGGAAAAGCAAAGGGTTATCTTCGCCATGTGCCTGGCAAGGAATCCCCTGCTCTTCCTTGCCGATGAGCCTACGGGCACCCTAGACCCCATCACCAGTGTGGTGGTTTCGAACGTGATAAAGGAAGCCGTAGAGAAGAGCAAGGTATCCCTCCTGCTCACCTCCCATTGGCCAGAGGCCGTGAAGATGCTCACGGAAGAGGCCATCCTCCTGGAAAATGGAGAGGCCGTGATGAAAGGGAAATCCGAGGACATCTACAGGGCCTTCATGGAAAAGGTGGAGAAACTCGAGGTCCAGAGGTTCAAGGGTGTTAAACCCATAGTGAAGTGCGAAGGGGTGAGAAAGTGGTATTACACCTTCGACAGGGGGTTGGTAAAGGCTGTGGATGGTGTAGACTTGGAGATTTACGAAGGAGAGGTCTTCGGTATAGTGGGATTGAGTGGGAGCGGGAAGACTACCCTAGCTCACATGATAATAGGTCTCAAACCCGTGACGCAGGGAAAAATAGTCGTGCGTATAGGGGAAGAATGGATAGACATGGGCATTCCAGGCCCGGACGAGAGGGGGAGGGCCACCGTCCACATGGATATCCTGCATCAGGAGTATACTCTGCATGCGGGGAGGATTATCCTAGAGAACCTCATCGGTGTGGTGACGGAACCCTTACCTGAAGAGGTGAAAACCCAAAGGGCCTATGAAGTTCTGAGAGCGGTGAATTTCACCGATCCCGAGATAGATTATCTCCTCTACAAACTCCCCGATCAGCTTAGCGAAGGGGAAAGACACAGGGTTTGCATAGCGAGATCCCTCATGAAGAAGCCAAAGCTGGTTCTTCTGGATGAACCTACTGGGACAGCAGACCCCATCACGAGGGTGGAGATAGCCAAGAGCATAAGGAGTGCCAGGGATGCGTTGGGCCAGACCTATCTGATTATAAGCCACGACATCGACTTTATGAAGCTTGCCTGTGACCGGGCGATGTACATGAGGCACGGAAAGGTCCAGGCCATTGGAGATCCCGACGAGATCATCGACTTGATGGTAAGAACGGAAAGGGCCGCGTTGGAGGAGGGTTAG
- a CDS encoding tRNA(Ile)(2)-agmatinylcytidine synthase, with protein sequence MMELHVGIDDTDSKRGMCTTYVGAMAIKHLQEEGMELKGFPKLVRLNPMWPHKTRGNCAVAFTLELPPSRVQKAKERVLETVRSLADLEVETTNPGVVFYSSPKIPEELKRYSKKVVQEVVEMEEAERIAKKIGAELHKFKEGRGIIGALAAIGHPLEKDWTYELIAYRSRKYWGKPRKVDPASVFMMDRLTYPHTFDNVDYETGEIRITPHTPCPVLYGIRGETPEAVLRAHQLVKTLEPVEFTIIYKTNQGTDEHLKESKASEIKPYISVILEGRVVGNPRTIPGGHVIFTLDDGTGKVDCAAYEPTRSFREIVRGLREGDLVRVFGGVRKEPGVPPTINLEKLSILELVPIFKKRNPRCPNCGKSLKSEGKGKGYSCKKCGRHFPQARPEIEEVERGVKKGTFEVPPRCRRHLAKPLVREIHREY encoded by the coding sequence ATGATGGAGCTGCACGTGGGGATAGACGATACCGATTCCAAGCGGGGCATGTGTACCACCTATGTGGGAGCTATGGCCATCAAACACCTACAGGAGGAAGGTATGGAGCTTAAGGGCTTTCCTAAGCTGGTTAGGTTGAATCCCATGTGGCCACACAAGACTAGGGGGAACTGCGCAGTGGCTTTTACCTTGGAACTTCCCCCCTCTAGAGTCCAAAAGGCAAAGGAGAGAGTTTTGGAAACCGTGCGATCGCTGGCGGACCTGGAGGTAGAAACTACCAATCCGGGAGTGGTTTTCTATTCTTCCCCCAAAATTCCCGAGGAACTGAAGAGATACAGCAAAAAAGTGGTACAAGAGGTGGTGGAAATGGAAGAAGCAGAGAGGATAGCGAAGAAAATAGGAGCAGAACTTCACAAGTTTAAGGAGGGAAGGGGAATCATCGGGGCCTTGGCGGCTATTGGACATCCCCTAGAAAAAGACTGGACATACGAACTAATCGCTTACCGCAGTAGGAAGTATTGGGGGAAACCGAGGAAGGTGGATCCGGCCTCCGTCTTCATGATGGATCGTCTGACTTATCCACATACCTTCGATAACGTTGATTATGAAACGGGCGAGATAAGGATAACCCCCCATACCCCCTGTCCCGTGCTTTACGGTATCAGGGGAGAAACTCCGGAAGCCGTCCTCAGGGCACATCAACTCGTGAAAACCCTGGAGCCTGTGGAGTTCACCATCATCTACAAAACCAACCAGGGGACCGACGAACACTTGAAGGAGAGCAAGGCTTCGGAGATAAAACCGTATATCTCGGTGATCTTGGAAGGAAGGGTGGTAGGAAATCCCAGGACCATACCAGGTGGACACGTGATCTTCACCCTCGATGACGGGACTGGGAAAGTGGATTGTGCTGCCTATGAACCCACACGGAGTTTCAGGGAGATAGTTAGGGGCTTGAGGGAGGGAGATTTGGTCAGGGTCTTCGGTGGGGTGAGAAAGGAACCAGGAGTTCCTCCCACCATCAATTTGGAGAAACTTTCCATTCTGGAACTGGTTCCCATCTTCAAGAAGAGAAACCCGCGGTGTCCAAACTGCGGGAAGAGCTTGAAGTCCGAAGGAAAGGGGAAGGGATATTCATGTAAGAAATGCGGAAGACATTTCCCACAAGCCAGGCCAGAAATCGAAGAAGTGGAGAGGGGAGTAAAAAAGGGGACCTTCGAGGTGCCTCCCAGATGTAGAAGGCATTTGGCCAAACCCTTAGTTAGAGAAATCCATAGAGAATATTGA
- a CDS encoding FAD-binding oxidoreductase has translation MEAGVQKDRILALLQDIVGPEHASADPALLIPYSRDQHWPIAGMHMPDYVVRPKTVEEVQKILRLANRYRIPVIPVSSNTNVRGLTIPHHGGIILDLKRMDYLEIDPKNRAAIIGPGVSCAKLADEAEKYGLRPVIPGAPSTVNMLSNCLLRGVSNIGPRYGHTGEQVLGMEIVLPTGEILYTGAMAFPNIGPYFRYFGPDLAGLFQGQPGIMGVVTKMAVKLYPLPERQEMFMCGFSQREGEPEEGPLRRAMAFMHDLMLHDPPVITFGVILHWVAAAITLVERREDIEAFKGTLGDWVVLGSIEGSREFVKYARSVVEKEIKKHWDNIDEGREVVLMSKMLRDELKAARRIFRWFRLGNYYALAWWGPLDRFDKYFFEALKIWKGLGITEELSIVGIPAYPYVGQLTYYEFDSFWDSTDERNTEKIKKFTEIMYQKLIDLGIYCWFRPYPGVFESTIPRLKGCMGELWWKIKKLLDPNNIMNPGKVFPE, from the coding sequence ATGGAAGCGGGAGTCCAGAAGGACAGGATTTTGGCCCTCCTCCAAGACATCGTGGGACCCGAGCATGCTTCTGCCGATCCAGCCCTTCTCATTCCTTATTCCAGGGATCAGCACTGGCCCATCGCGGGTATGCACATGCCCGATTACGTGGTCAGACCGAAGACCGTGGAAGAAGTTCAGAAGATCCTTCGCCTCGCCAACAGGTATAGAATACCCGTAATCCCCGTAAGCAGCAACACCAATGTTAGGGGTCTCACCATCCCCCACCATGGTGGTATCATCCTGGATTTGAAGAGAATGGACTATTTGGAAATAGATCCGAAGAACAGGGCGGCCATCATAGGTCCGGGTGTTAGCTGTGCCAAACTGGCTGATGAAGCGGAGAAGTATGGATTGAGACCAGTCATCCCGGGAGCACCTTCCACGGTTAACATGCTCTCCAACTGTTTGTTGAGGGGAGTGTCCAACATAGGTCCGAGGTACGGTCATACTGGGGAGCAGGTGCTGGGGATGGAGATAGTTCTGCCCACGGGTGAGATCCTTTACACTGGGGCCATGGCTTTCCCCAACATCGGTCCATACTTCAGGTATTTCGGTCCTGATCTGGCGGGTCTCTTCCAGGGTCAGCCAGGGATTATGGGAGTAGTGACCAAAATGGCGGTAAAGCTCTACCCCTTACCCGAACGTCAGGAGATGTTCATGTGTGGGTTTAGCCAGAGGGAAGGTGAGCCCGAGGAAGGACCCCTGCGCAGGGCAATGGCTTTCATGCACGACCTCATGCTTCACGACCCTCCCGTCATAACCTTTGGCGTGATCCTCCACTGGGTAGCGGCAGCGATTACCCTCGTGGAAAGAAGGGAAGACATAGAGGCTTTCAAGGGGACCCTAGGTGACTGGGTGGTGTTGGGTTCCATTGAAGGTTCTAGAGAATTCGTGAAATATGCAAGATCGGTGGTAGAGAAAGAAATCAAGAAACACTGGGACAACATAGACGAGGGAAGGGAAGTGGTTCTCATGTCCAAAATGCTCAGGGACGAATTGAAGGCGGCAAGGAGAATCTTTAGATGGTTTAGATTGGGGAACTACTATGCCCTGGCCTGGTGGGGCCCGCTGGACAGGTTCGACAAGTACTTCTTCGAGGCCCTCAAGATATGGAAGGGTCTGGGGATTACGGAGGAGCTCTCCATCGTGGGAATTCCAGCCTATCCCTACGTGGGCCAGCTGACCTATTATGAGTTCGACAGTTTCTGGGATTCCACCGATGAGAGGAACACGGAGAAGATCAAGAAATTCACGGAGATAATGTATCAGAAACTCATCGATTTGGGAATCTATTGCTGGTTCAGACCCTACCCGGGGGTCTTCGAGAGTACCATTCCCAGGCTCAAGGGATGTATGGGTGAACTTTGGTGGAAGATCAAGAAGCTTCTGGACCCCAACAACATCATGAATCCAGGAAAGGTTTTCCCCGAGTAG
- a CDS encoding arginine--tRNA ligase — protein sequence MDPWLKLREEVASILQEGVNSLGWEPPRKVEETLTQPPDPSLGDLSSTLCLELAKGMGRSPQEIAQELVGRMRCRGLLERIEAVRGYLNFFVHLPSFADLTLTEIEKAGERYGRGEEGKGKKVIIEHTSVNPTKPLHIGHGRNAVLGDTVARILRERGYTVEVHNYIDDLGRQMAETLVALSEIKEKPKGKFDHILGRLYVELHHLLEDHPELEKKVEEVLRELERGGKLSERARKIAERCVKANLLTTDRLGVSYDLLVWESDLVRSGILQEVLERLKRTPYLVRGEGEKAGTWVLRLPGEEEKVLIRSDGTAVYTARDIAYQLWKFGLTERTLKFRFHSERRDGTKTYTTCKGGRVMRRFGHAEMVINVVGAEQKFPQRVVSSALKAMGFHREAENSHHLAYEHVRLPGNRFSGRKGTWIGFTVDEVLEEAISRAKELVKDRSVSEPLRKRIPEGVAVGAVRFSLLNTSPEKEIVFKWEEALNFDRNSGPAVQYSYARACSILRKAGKRKIKPVCVFELREEKELLKLLAQYPGTVRQAGEKYQPSLLTRYAADLSLSFNKFYEVAPVLEASTEELRHSRLRLVRATKVVLENTMRLLGIPVLERM from the coding sequence ATGGATCCATGGCTCAAACTAAGGGAAGAAGTGGCAAGTATCTTGCAGGAGGGGGTAAACTCGTTGGGTTGGGAGCCACCTCGCAAGGTGGAGGAAACCCTCACCCAACCTCCTGATCCAAGTTTGGGAGATCTGAGTTCGACCCTCTGCCTTGAGTTGGCCAAAGGGATGGGAAGATCCCCTCAAGAAATAGCACAGGAACTCGTGGGAAGGATGAGATGTAGAGGATTGTTGGAGAGGATAGAGGCCGTGCGTGGCTACCTGAATTTTTTCGTTCACCTCCCTTCCTTCGCCGATCTCACCCTGACTGAAATCGAAAAAGCAGGTGAGAGGTATGGGAGAGGAGAGGAGGGAAAAGGGAAGAAGGTGATAATAGAACACACGAGCGTGAATCCTACCAAACCCCTGCATATCGGTCATGGTAGAAACGCCGTTTTGGGGGATACGGTGGCTAGGATTCTGAGGGAGAGGGGTTACACCGTAGAGGTACACAACTATATAGATGACTTGGGAAGACAGATGGCGGAAACCCTAGTGGCACTTTCGGAGATAAAGGAGAAACCGAAGGGAAAATTTGACCACATTTTGGGAAGGTTGTATGTGGAATTGCATCACCTGCTGGAGGATCATCCAGAACTCGAGAAGAAGGTGGAGGAGGTACTTCGCGAACTGGAAAGGGGAGGGAAGCTTTCGGAGAGGGCTAGGAAAATTGCCGAAAGGTGCGTGAAGGCCAATCTCCTAACCACAGACAGGCTGGGGGTGAGTTATGATTTGTTGGTTTGGGAAAGCGATTTGGTCAGGTCGGGTATTCTCCAGGAAGTATTGGAGAGGCTCAAGCGCACTCCCTATCTGGTTAGGGGGGAAGGAGAAAAAGCAGGGACTTGGGTCCTGCGTTTACCTGGCGAAGAGGAGAAAGTTTTGATAAGATCGGATGGGACGGCGGTTTATACAGCTAGGGACATTGCCTATCAACTTTGGAAATTTGGTCTTACGGAACGAACGTTGAAGTTTAGGTTTCATTCTGAGAGGAGGGATGGGACCAAGACCTACACCACATGCAAAGGTGGAAGGGTAATGAGACGTTTCGGTCATGCGGAAATGGTTATAAACGTGGTGGGGGCAGAACAAAAATTTCCCCAACGGGTGGTTTCTTCCGCCCTGAAGGCCATGGGCTTTCATAGGGAGGCAGAAAATTCCCATCATTTGGCATACGAGCATGTGCGTCTTCCGGGCAACAGGTTTTCCGGGAGGAAGGGGACTTGGATAGGTTTCACCGTCGATGAAGTGCTGGAGGAGGCCATCTCCAGGGCTAAAGAACTGGTAAAGGACCGCTCTGTGAGCGAGCCCCTTCGAAAGAGAATACCGGAGGGAGTGGCAGTGGGTGCAGTGAGATTTTCCCTCCTCAACACTTCCCCTGAAAAGGAAATAGTCTTCAAGTGGGAAGAGGCTCTCAACTTCGATAGGAACAGCGGTCCCGCCGTTCAGTACTCCTATGCCAGGGCCTGTAGCATCCTCAGAAAAGCAGGTAAAAGAAAGATCAAGCCCGTCTGCGTTTTTGAGCTTCGGGAGGAGAAAGAACTCTTGAAGCTTTTGGCCCAATATCCGGGTACGGTCCGACAGGCCGGAGAAAAATATCAGCCCAGTTTACTGACGAGATACGCAGCGGATCTTTCCCTCTCTTTTAACAAATTCTACGAAGTCGCCCCAGTTTTGGAAGCGAGCACAGAGGAGCTTCGTCATTCCCGTTTGAGATTGGTTAGAGCCACCAAGGTCGTTTTGGAGAACACCATGAGGTTGCTGGGAATCCCCGTGTTGGAGAGGATGTAG
- a CDS encoding CoA-transferase — MGGIGLKIRITPLEMLAYSLARELRDGEIAFVGQGHPIVAACLAKKFFAPRLKILMEGGIYGSEPYRPPWHIADLTATKGCLMLTDFAGVFLSILSRGFVDVGIIGCSQIDKYGNINTTVVGDYFNPVLRLPGSGGGHEVGSFSKRLLITMAGGRFVEKLDYVTTPGWLDGGDSREKAGLPGGPAALITKKGIFRFHPETKEMYLDARYPWVSVEEIKREVPWDLKLAEDGVKVAPLPSPEELKFIREFSPLTALRRDYYIMEKITEKHWMLEPSDEPLITRIVEIRDEEREAIKKRIAMKREARGSFFKKEIGKWMGGSAKG; from the coding sequence GTGGGAGGTATAGGTTTGAAGATCAGGATTACCCCTTTGGAAATGCTCGCTTATTCCCTGGCCCGCGAGCTCAGGGATGGGGAAATAGCTTTTGTGGGGCAAGGTCATCCCATCGTGGCCGCTTGCTTGGCGAAGAAATTCTTCGCTCCCCGCTTGAAGATCCTAATGGAGGGGGGAATCTACGGTTCCGAGCCCTACCGTCCTCCCTGGCATATAGCGGACCTGACCGCCACCAAGGGATGCTTGATGCTCACGGACTTCGCAGGGGTTTTCCTTTCCATTCTTAGCAGGGGATTTGTGGATGTGGGAATCATTGGATGCTCGCAAATAGACAAGTATGGCAACATCAACACCACCGTCGTGGGGGATTACTTCAATCCCGTCTTGAGGCTGCCTGGAAGTGGTGGAGGACATGAGGTGGGAAGCTTCTCCAAGAGACTCCTCATCACCATGGCGGGGGGAAGGTTCGTGGAAAAGTTGGATTACGTGACTACCCCTGGCTGGCTGGATGGAGGGGATTCTAGGGAGAAAGCTGGGTTGCCCGGCGGCCCGGCAGCCCTCATAACCAAGAAGGGTATCTTCAGGTTCCATCCAGAGACAAAGGAGATGTATTTGGATGCGAGGTATCCGTGGGTTTCGGTGGAGGAGATAAAGAGGGAAGTGCCCTGGGATCTCAAGCTGGCCGAGGACGGGGTGAAAGTGGCTCCCCTTCCCTCTCCGGAGGAGCTCAAGTTCATCAGAGAATTTTCCCCCCTCACCGCTCTGAGGAGGGATTACTACATCATGGAAAAGATTACGGAGAAGCACTGGATGCTCGAGCCTTCGGACGAACCCCTCATCACGAGGATAGTGGAAATAAGGGACGAAGAGAGGGAGGCCATAAAGAAAAGGATTGCGATGAAAAGGGAGGCAAGGGGGAGCTTTTTCAAGAAGGAAATAGGGAAGTGGATGGGGGGTTCAGCGAAGGGGTAA
- a CDS encoding transcription initiation factor IIB family protein — MERLFHQSLPYSEESSGFSELDEALHDLGLGTTFKVSRDLPPSERAKLRRMRFLHERSRAVRWHEKSLREALIQVEKICGDLSLPNEIRKEVSQLYRKCRKEGLTRGQKSCLILASLVFMVCRLRGLPRTEREIVRVLVEREKMKEEKARMALRRMTKTLGRKLGLKLPPSSPRLYLDRFASQLHLPAEVLRRAHELCGEFGEMGGKPANLVAAALLYNAAREMGIGLTLKRVAEEVGVGVSSLCRFSQRISRKLPE; from the coding sequence ATGGAACGCTTGTTTCACCAGAGTTTACCTTATTCCGAAGAAAGTTCAGGCTTTTCGGAACTTGACGAAGCCCTTCATGATTTGGGGTTGGGTACCACTTTTAAGGTGAGTAGGGATCTTCCGCCAAGCGAGAGGGCGAAGCTCAGAAGGATGCGTTTTCTCCATGAACGCTCTAGAGCTGTGAGGTGGCACGAGAAGAGTTTGAGGGAGGCACTCATCCAAGTGGAAAAGATATGTGGGGATCTTTCTTTGCCCAATGAGATCAGGAAAGAGGTGAGTCAGCTTTACCGCAAATGCAGAAAGGAGGGTCTGACGAGGGGGCAAAAATCCTGCCTGATTTTGGCCTCGTTGGTTTTCATGGTTTGCAGACTCCGCGGTCTTCCTAGGACGGAAAGGGAAATCGTGAGGGTGTTGGTGGAGAGGGAGAAGATGAAAGAGGAGAAGGCTAGAATGGCCTTGAGGAGGATGACCAAAACCCTGGGACGCAAGTTGGGGTTAAAACTCCCTCCTTCCTCACCCAGACTTTACTTGGACAGGTTTGCTTCCCAGCTCCACTTGCCAGCCGAAGTTTTGAGAAGGGCCCATGAACTTTGTGGTGAGTTCGGAGAGATGGGTGGAAAACCCGCCAACCTAGTGGCGGCCGCCCTGTTGTATAATGCTGCCAGGGAGATGGGGATAGGACTTACCCTGAAAAGAGTGGCCGAGGAGGTGGGGGTGGGAGTCTCCAGTCTGTGTAGGTTTTCCCAAAGGATTTCCAGGAAATTGCCGGAATAA